In the Desulfitobacterium hafniense DCB-2 genome, ATCAAGTGCTGGCTTTGACTATTGGACCGCAAACGCATCAGACGGTCCATGACCACTCCATTGGAGCGCAGCGAGACCGTGAAATAGGTCAAGCCTTTTTGCAGATCCATCAATTGAAAAATTTCCTGGTTTTTCATGGAGGTGCGCAGGTCCATCTCGATTCGATCCGTGTACTTGTTAATCTGGCGCAGATACTTAAGATAATAAGAAGCCGATTTATAAAGAATCTGGAATAAAAAGCGGGTCCGCTTTGCCGTGTTGAAATTCCGGTAGGTACCGGCATTAAACTCCGAAAATACCGGATTATCTTCCAGGCAGACCGTGATAATGTGGTCTTCTGAGATAATCATCCCCAAAGGCAGCGTATCGTAATTCGTCTCATTAATCATCAAGGGAATATTGGTAATCACCAGCATACAATGGTCTTCCAGCTCAATACGCGATCGTTCTTCTTCGTCCAGGGCCGCTTTAAGAAAATCCATGGGCACTTCCGTAGCCTCCGCTACGGCATTGAGCTCCCATGCAGTGGGATTCACAAGTTGAATCCAGGCTCCCTTAACCAGATTGTCCAAGGATAGTTCCTGATAATTGCCTGCATCATTTTTACAAATTTTGATCATCCGGTCTCCCCCTTCAGGTGGCCGGTTGAATCACAAATCCTGCTTTAAAACCGGACACACCCCTATTTTTGGATAAAATATTCAATTTCCTTCGACTAGGGCCTCCAGCGTCCAGTTTAATCACCATCCCGTCATTTTAAGCTCCATTAGAACTATACTCCTTGAGTTAATATGTGTCAATAAGCTGCGCTCTTATAAAAATGCATCATGTTACATATTTTTTATTTCCGAAGGCCAAAGACTATTATTATTATGG is a window encoding:
- a CDS encoding magnesium transporter CorA family protein, whose translation is MIKICKNDAGNYQELSLDNLVKGAWIQLVNPTAWELNAVAEATEVPMDFLKAALDEEERSRIELEDHCMLVITNIPLMINETNYDTLPLGMIISEDHIITVCLEDNPVFSEFNAGTYRNFNTAKRTRFLFQILYKSASYYLKYLRQINKYTDRIEMDLRTSMKNQEIFQLMDLQKGLTYFTVSLRSNGVVMDRLMRLRSNSQSQHLIKMYEEDEDLLEDVIIENNQAIQMVEMYSHIIVGFSDAFASIISNNQNMVIKLLTSITITMAVPTMLASFWGMNVPVPFGDNPYGFGLVTVIAFSIAGISALTLWKKKMF